The following proteins come from a genomic window of Rhodoligotrophos sp. CJ14:
- a CDS encoding aldehyde dehydrogenase yields MKRYQMFIDGKWCDASNGASFPSLNPATEDEWALIPDATADDVDRAVRAAHRAFETGPWSRMSPTERGKALFRIAEAILPHAEHLGRTETTDTGKLLRETAWQANNVAEIYRYYGGLADKVHGEIAPTGPNAPLSMVVREPLGVIAAIVPWNSQLQLAAFKIAPALAAGNTIVVKASEDASAALLEFTKAIEAAGLPEGVFNIVTGGARPCGETLVTHPLVRRVSFTGGVDTARKIIPATAGNLARLSLELGGKSPVIVYKDADIDNAVNGATAAIFGASGQSCGAGSRLMVQSPVYDEMVGRMVERAKRIRIGDPLDEETDMGPLATVAQRDRIERLLGESVSQGAELLCGGGRPAAFNRGYYFEPTIVACRNQDFPIVRNELFGPVLSVLKFDEEEEAIAMARDSEYGFAGGVFSTDFAKAYRTARAIPAGRVWINTYRVTSMMVPFGGFKQSGYGREAGIDAIRDYTDTKGLFVDLSGQVADPFVMR; encoded by the coding sequence TTCCCATCGCTCAACCCGGCGACCGAAGATGAATGGGCCCTGATACCGGATGCGACCGCAGACGATGTGGACCGCGCCGTGCGCGCTGCCCATCGCGCTTTCGAAACCGGCCCCTGGAGCAGGATGAGCCCCACCGAGCGGGGCAAGGCCTTGTTCCGGATCGCCGAAGCCATCCTCCCGCATGCGGAGCATCTCGGCCGCACCGAGACCACCGACACTGGCAAGCTTCTGCGCGAAACCGCCTGGCAGGCCAATAACGTCGCTGAGATCTACAGATATTATGGCGGCCTTGCCGACAAGGTACATGGCGAGATCGCCCCGACCGGCCCTAATGCACCTCTATCCATGGTTGTGCGCGAGCCGCTCGGCGTGATCGCCGCCATCGTGCCGTGGAACTCGCAGCTTCAACTCGCGGCCTTCAAGATCGCGCCGGCACTTGCCGCCGGCAACACCATTGTGGTCAAGGCCTCCGAAGATGCCTCCGCCGCCCTGCTCGAATTCACCAAGGCGATCGAGGCTGCTGGCCTGCCGGAAGGTGTCTTCAACATCGTGACCGGGGGCGCCAGGCCCTGCGGCGAGACCCTGGTGACGCACCCGCTGGTGCGCCGGGTGAGCTTCACCGGCGGCGTGGACACGGCCCGCAAGATCATTCCCGCAACCGCAGGCAATCTTGCCCGGCTCTCCCTGGAGCTTGGCGGCAAATCCCCGGTGATCGTTTACAAGGACGCCGATATCGACAACGCGGTCAATGGCGCGACCGCTGCCATTTTCGGTGCCAGTGGTCAGAGTTGCGGCGCAGGATCGCGCCTGATGGTGCAGTCGCCCGTCTATGACGAGATGGTCGGCCGCATGGTTGAGCGCGCCAAGCGCATTCGTATCGGCGATCCTCTGGATGAGGAGACCGATATGGGCCCCCTCGCCACTGTCGCCCAGCGCGACCGGATCGAGCGGCTTCTCGGGGAATCCGTGTCTCAAGGAGCTGAGCTGCTCTGTGGTGGCGGCCGCCCCGCTGCCTTCAATCGCGGCTATTATTTCGAGCCGACCATTGTGGCCTGCCGCAACCAGGATTTCCCGATCGTTCGCAACGAGCTGTTCGGCCCGGTGCTGAGCGTGCTCAAATTCGACGAGGAGGAAGAGGCGATTGCCATGGCTCGTGACAGCGAGTATGGCTTTGCAGGCGGTGTGTTCTCGACGGATTTCGCCAAGGCCTATCGCACGGCACGAGCCATTCCTGCCGGACGCGTCTGGATCAACACCTACCGGGTAACCTCGATGATGGTCCCCTTCGGGGGCTTCAAGCAGAGCGGCTATGGCCGCGAGGCCGGCATTGATGCCATCCGCGACTACACGGACACCAAGGGCCTGTTTGTCGATCTGTCAGGCCAGGTTGCTGACCCATTCGTGATGCGATGA
- a CDS encoding ABC transporter permease, which yields MITHIARRLLLMVPNIILLTFILFAAVTNFLGSPAAIMLGQEASPEAVAALNEQYGFNRPVLVQYFDWMANALQGDFGRSYANRTSVADAVLPAIPVTLELAFWSIVVAVVATALINSIPVLRRLIGTLVSGLSIVGITVPNFMIGISLIYLLSVQMRWLPTTGWVPWSEGVVPHLTHMIMPVLTLSAFYFGSFTLVYRAEYRNVYRQLFIKVARAKGLTETRVSFTHALPNSILPVITYVGLSLGQLVGGAVVTETVFSMPGIGRLFVGAIGARDFPVMLAIGMLIIIGVMLMNLIADIVYTMVNPQIRLG from the coding sequence ATGATTACCCACATTGCGCGGCGCCTGCTCTTGATGGTGCCAAACATCATCCTGCTGACTTTTATCCTGTTCGCGGCGGTGACCAACTTTCTCGGCAGTCCGGCGGCTATCATGCTGGGCCAGGAAGCGTCCCCCGAGGCGGTCGCGGCGCTCAACGAGCAATATGGCTTCAATCGGCCGGTGCTGGTGCAGTACTTCGATTGGATGGCCAATGCCCTCCAGGGTGATTTTGGCCGCTCCTATGCCAACCGGACCTCGGTGGCCGATGCGGTCCTGCCCGCCATCCCTGTTACCCTCGAGCTCGCATTCTGGTCGATTGTCGTCGCCGTCGTTGCAACGGCGCTGATCAACTCGATTCCGGTTCTGCGCCGGCTCATCGGCACGCTGGTTTCGGGCCTGAGCATCGTTGGCATCACCGTTCCCAATTTCATGATCGGCATCAGCCTCATCTATCTGCTTTCGGTGCAGATGCGCTGGCTGCCCACCACCGGCTGGGTGCCCTGGTCTGAGGGCGTGGTCCCGCATTTAACCCACATGATCATGCCGGTTCTCACGCTTTCGGCCTTCTATTTCGGCTCCTTCACCCTGGTCTATCGTGCGGAATACCGGAATGTTTACCGGCAGCTCTTCATCAAGGTTGCCCGGGCCAAAGGCCTGACCGAGACCCGTGTCTCCTTCACCCATGCCCTGCCGAACTCGATCCTGCCGGTGATCACCTATGTCGGCCTGTCCCTGGGTCAGCTGGTCGGCGGTGCGGTTGTGACTGAGACCGTGTTTTCGATGCCCGGCATCGGCCGCCTGTTCGTCGGCGCCATCGGCGCCCGTGACTTCCCCGTCATGTTGGCAATTGGCATGCTGATCATCATCGGCGTGATGCTCATGAACCTGATCGCGGACATCGTCTACACGATGGTCAACCCGCAGATCCGTCTGGGATAG
- a CDS encoding ABC transporter permease, whose amino-acid sequence MLARRLIGITIITIVALCGIFAPYLAPFDPYQSSMDFLQPPSAAHWLGTDNLGRDILSRLIYGARISLVVGAGAAIVATLLGVPIGLIAGYGGGKIDLVMVQMIDLFIALPGLVLALLITAMVGATVTNLALVLGFVMWPTVARLVRGQAMHVREATYVEAARAVGGSATWIVSRHIWPNIIRVVGAQFAITVSFAIFTSASLSFLGLGVPPPAADWGSMVREGFPFLALFPAMSLAPGAAVGLTVLGFYLIGSSVD is encoded by the coding sequence ATGCTCGCCAGACGGCTGATCGGCATCACCATCATCACCATCGTTGCGCTCTGTGGGATCTTCGCGCCCTATCTCGCACCCTTTGATCCCTATCAGTCCAGCATGGATTTCCTCCAGCCACCCTCTGCTGCCCACTGGCTCGGCACTGACAATCTGGGCCGGGATATCCTGTCGCGCCTGATCTATGGCGCGCGCATCTCGCTGGTGGTGGGTGCCGGTGCAGCCATCGTTGCCACGCTCCTTGGCGTGCCGATCGGTCTGATCGCCGGCTATGGCGGCGGCAAGATCGACCTCGTGATGGTGCAGATGATCGACCTTTTCATCGCCCTTCCCGGATTGGTGCTGGCGCTGCTGATCACCGCCATGGTTGGCGCGACCGTGACCAACCTCGCCCTGGTCTTGGGCTTCGTCATGTGGCCGACAGTCGCGAGACTTGTGCGCGGCCAGGCCATGCATGTGCGTGAGGCGACCTACGTGGAGGCGGCGCGCGCCGTGGGCGGCAGCGCCACCTGGATCGTGAGCCGTCACATCTGGCCGAACATCATCCGCGTCGTCGGAGCGCAGTTTGCGATCACCGTTTCCTTTGCCATATTCACCTCAGCCAGCCTGAGCTTCCTGGGGCTCGGCGTGCCGCCGCCGGCGGCGGATTGGGGCAGCATGGTGCGCGAGGGCTTTCCGTTCCTCGCCCTCTTCCCCGCGATGAGCCTCGCTCCCGGTGCCGCAGTCGGCCTGACCGTCCTTGGCTTCTATCTCATAGGATCGAGCGTTGACTGA
- a CDS encoding ABC transporter ATP-binding protein, whose amino-acid sequence MTEPQNKSADTANKAPLLEVRDLSVTFRIAKGKVDAVRQVSFEISPGEIVALVGESGSGKSTIGQALMGLLRYDDKAAISGSAMFQSRENGQVDLLKISDRAMRRLRGNELAMIFQEPMSSLNPLFTVGGQITEQIRAHRSVSKREAKAQTLKLLEQLGFPNPAKTLTSYPHQLSGGMRQRAMIGMALSCDPALLIADEPTTALDVTIQAQIIDLLKTLQARTNMAILFVTHDLGLVAEIADRALVMNGGQVVEQGTVLDIFKNPKMPYTRSLLEAVPRLGASRSKQAGSEPAPLSAEAS is encoded by the coding sequence TTGACTGAGCCGCAGAACAAATCGGCCGACACCGCAAACAAGGCGCCTCTCCTAGAGGTGCGCGATCTGTCGGTCACGTTCCGCATCGCCAAGGGCAAGGTCGATGCGGTGCGTCAGGTCTCCTTCGAGATCTCCCCCGGCGAGATCGTGGCCCTGGTGGGCGAATCCGGCTCCGGCAAATCAACCATCGGCCAGGCCCTCATGGGCCTCCTCCGCTACGACGACAAGGCCGCAATCTCGGGCTCGGCAATGTTCCAGAGCCGGGAAAACGGTCAGGTCGACCTCCTGAAGATTTCCGACAGGGCCATGCGCCGCCTGCGCGGCAATGAGCTCGCCATGATCTTTCAGGAGCCCATGTCATCTCTCAACCCGCTGTTCACGGTGGGCGGACAGATCACCGAGCAGATCAGGGCGCATCGCTCTGTGTCGAAGCGCGAAGCCAAGGCACAGACCCTCAAGCTTCTCGAGCAGCTCGGCTTTCCCAATCCTGCCAAGACGCTCACCAGCTACCCGCACCAGCTCTCAGGCGGCATGCGCCAGCGCGCTATGATCGGCATGGCCTTGTCCTGCGACCCGGCGCTCCTGATCGCGGACGAGCCCACAACGGCGCTCGATGTCACCATCCAGGCGCAGATCATTGACCTGCTCAAAACCTTGCAGGCGCGCACCAATATGGCGATCCTGTTCGTGACCCACGATCTCGGGCTCGTGGCGGAGATCGCCGATCGCGCCCTGGTGATGAATGGCGGCCAGGTGGTCGAGCAGGGAACGGTTCTCGACATCTTCAAGAACCCGAAAATGCCCTATACCCGCAGCCTGCTCGAAGCCGTGCCGCGCCTTGGTGCCTCCCGTAGCAAACAGGCCGGTAGTGAACCGGCGCCTCTGTCCGCCGAGGCCAGTTGA
- a CDS encoding ABC transporter ATP-binding protein, with protein MMQTPLLEVRNLRKWFDIRKGIIPRPVGHVRAVDDVSFSLRSHEVLGIGGESGSGKTTLGRTVLRLVEPTEGQILFNGEDIVRYDRRRLHAFRRHAQLIFQDPFASLNPRMTIEQILAEPQIVQGTGRNRAERRARSAELLEMVALPTDYLQRKPHELSGGQRQRIVIARALAVNPQFVVADEPVSALDVSIQAQIIALLKDLRKRLGLSILFISHDLAVMEDLSDRIAIVYLGRLMEIGPAEVICSTPHHPYTRALLSAVPNPDPTVRRNRIILKGDLPDPANPPSGCVFRTRCPYALPACAQAVPAMRDKGPDHLSACIRDDI; from the coding sequence TTGATGCAAACTCCGCTTCTCGAAGTCCGTAATCTCCGCAAATGGTTCGATATCCGCAAGGGCATCATCCCAAGGCCCGTGGGCCATGTGCGGGCGGTGGACGATGTCTCCTTCTCCTTGCGCAGCCATGAAGTGCTCGGCATCGGCGGTGAATCAGGTTCCGGCAAGACCACGCTCGGCCGCACGGTTCTGAGGCTCGTCGAGCCGACCGAGGGCCAGATCCTGTTCAATGGCGAGGACATCGTCCGCTATGACCGCAGGCGCCTGCATGCCTTCCGCCGTCATGCCCAGCTGATTTTCCAGGACCCTTTCGCATCCCTCAATCCGCGTATGACGATCGAGCAGATCCTGGCCGAGCCGCAGATCGTGCAGGGCACTGGCCGCAACCGCGCGGAGCGGCGAGCGCGCTCAGCCGAGCTTCTGGAGATGGTGGCGCTTCCCACCGATTATCTCCAGCGCAAGCCTCATGAGCTCTCCGGCGGCCAGCGTCAGCGCATTGTCATCGCCCGCGCCCTCGCGGTGAACCCGCAATTCGTTGTCGCGGACGAGCCGGTCTCGGCGCTCGACGTGTCGATCCAGGCGCAGATCATCGCTCTGCTCAAGGACCTTCGTAAGCGCCTGGGCCTCTCGATCCTGTTCATCTCCCATGATCTCGCCGTGATGGAGGATCTGTCGGACCGGATCGCCATCGTTTATCTCGGCCGCCTCATGGAGATCGGCCCGGCAGAGGTGATCTGCTCGACGCCGCATCACCCCTATACGCGCGCCCTTTTGTCCGCTGTTCCGAACCCGGATCCCACGGTGCGACGCAATCGTATCATCCTCAAGGGAGATCTGCCTGATCCCGCCAACCCACCCAGTGGCTGCGTGTTCCGCACCCGGTGCCCCTATGCTTTGCCGGCCTGCGCCCAAGCCGTGCCGGCCATGCGTGACAAGGGACCCGACCATCTGAGCGCCTGCATCCGCGACGACATCTGA
- a CDS encoding aliphatic sulfonate ABC transporter substrate-binding protein: MLKLTRRLFFAALSLGALAAMPASAAELDELRIDWATYNPVSIVVKDQGLLEKEFEKDGTTIRWVQSAGSNKALEFLNAGSIDFGSSAGAAALIAKINGNPIKSIYVYSRPEWTALVTSKDSDIKSVADLKGKAVAVTRGTDPHIFLVRALADAGLSTNDVRFVLLQHADGRAALSRGDVQAWAGLDPMMASAELEEGARLFYRKPEANTWGVLNVREDFAKAHPEAVARVLKVYEQARKWAQSHPDELAQLLAKEARIPLPVAEKQLKERTELTHNKIGSEQRESILAAGLALQQAGVIASDVNVTAAVDSLLDDHFSRDLTN, from the coding sequence ATGCTCAAGCTCACGCGCCGCTTGTTTTTCGCAGCCTTAAGCCTTGGCGCTCTTGCCGCAATGCCGGCCAGCGCCGCTGAGCTCGACGAGCTGCGCATCGACTGGGCGACCTACAATCCGGTCAGCATCGTCGTCAAGGACCAGGGCCTGCTTGAGAAGGAATTCGAGAAGGACGGAACCACCATTCGCTGGGTGCAGTCCGCTGGATCGAACAAGGCGCTGGAATTTCTGAACGCCGGCTCCATCGACTTCGGCTCAAGTGCCGGTGCAGCCGCGCTGATCGCCAAGATCAACGGCAACCCGATCAAGTCCATCTATGTCTATTCACGCCCCGAATGGACGGCACTGGTGACATCGAAGGACAGTGACATCAAGAGCGTGGCCGACCTGAAGGGCAAGGCGGTCGCGGTCACCCGCGGCACCGACCCGCACATCTTCCTGGTGCGCGCGCTGGCCGATGCGGGCCTTTCCACCAATGACGTTCGCTTCGTGCTCCTCCAGCATGCCGATGGCCGCGCCGCCTTATCCCGCGGCGATGTTCAGGCCTGGGCCGGGCTTGACCCGATGATGGCCTCGGCCGAGCTTGAGGAAGGCGCGCGCCTGTTCTACCGCAAGCCGGAAGCCAACACCTGGGGTGTGCTGAACGTGCGCGAAGACTTTGCCAAAGCCCATCCCGAGGCGGTGGCCCGCGTGCTCAAGGTCTACGAGCAAGCCCGCAAATGGGCACAGAGCCACCCCGACGAGCTTGCCCAGCTCCTGGCCAAGGAGGCACGCATCCCCCTGCCCGTGGCTGAGAAGCAGCTGAAGGAGCGCACCGAACTCACCCATAACAAGATTGGCTCTGAGCAGCGCGAATCCATTCTGGCTGCGGGCCTTGCCCTGCAGCAAGCCGGAGTCATCGCCTCCGACGTGAACGTGACCGCCGCGGTCGACAGCCTGCTCGATGATCACTTCAGCCGTGATCTGACCAACTGA
- a CDS encoding ABC transporter permease translates to MALTDTSDTPAEARLGPDTVPQTSQPSEASSGWAKSWQSLAIAVSLPVLIALFWEAAVALGWIEGRLMPPPSRILGTLYDLAVNDQLWVHISVTLGRVAAGFGLGVLAGTVLGALAGYSGLARKLLDLTLQGLRAVPSIAWVPLFILWFGIFEESKIALIAVGVFFPVYLGVMAAIASVDRKIVEVGRVFRLSPGAMVRRILLPAILPSYVIALRSGLGLGWMFVVAAELMGASEGLGYLLYDGQQLGKPDQIIAAILTFAVIGKLTDSLIVLVTRPLLAWQDGFVRQ, encoded by the coding sequence ATGGCCCTGACCGACACATCCGACACGCCGGCAGAGGCTCGCTTGGGTCCGGATACGGTGCCGCAAACGAGCCAGCCAAGCGAGGCGAGCTCTGGCTGGGCGAAAAGCTGGCAGTCGCTTGCCATAGCCGTGAGCCTGCCCGTGCTCATCGCCCTGTTCTGGGAGGCCGCGGTCGCCCTCGGCTGGATCGAGGGCCGGCTGATGCCACCGCCCAGCCGGATCCTGGGCACCCTCTATGATCTCGCGGTGAATGATCAGCTCTGGGTCCATATCAGCGTGACCTTGGGCCGTGTCGCGGCGGGCTTTGGCCTCGGCGTCCTGGCCGGCACCGTGCTGGGGGCCCTCGCCGGCTATTCGGGTCTTGCCCGCAAGCTGCTCGACCTGACCCTGCAGGGCTTGCGCGCCGTACCATCGATCGCCTGGGTGCCCCTGTTCATCCTCTGGTTCGGCATCTTCGAGGAGAGCAAGATCGCCCTGATCGCGGTCGGCGTCTTCTTCCCTGTCTATCTCGGCGTAATGGCGGCCATCGCCTCGGTCGACCGCAAGATCGTCGAGGTCGGCCGGGTATTCCGCTTGAGCCCGGGGGCCATGGTTCGCCGCATATTATTGCCCGCCATTCTCCCGAGCTATGTCATTGCCCTGCGCTCAGGACTGGGCCTTGGCTGGATGTTCGTGGTCGCCGCGGAACTGATGGGCGCATCGGAAGGATTGGGCTATCTGCTCTATGATGGTCAGCAGCTGGGCAAGCCTGATCAGATCATCGCTGCAATCCTCACTTTCGCCGTGATCGGCAAGCTCACAGATAGCCTGATCGTGCTCGTCACCCGCCCCCTGCTCGCCTGGCAGGACGGCTTTGTGAGGCAATAG
- a CDS encoding ABC transporter ATP-binding protein, translating to MLTLTHLAKTYPNGTQALGGINLTVAAGEIVAVIGGSGCGKSTMLRLIAGLDHPTAGSVKVDDLVIDQPHPAVGVVFQEPRLLPWLSIADNIGFGITDLPRAEREQRVSRALTRIGLADYGRHWPRELSGGQAQRVAIARALVAQPKVLLLDEPFSALDAFTRLSLQDALLSLWAAQKPTLVLVTHDVQEAVALADRIIVMQPHPGRIFLDIPVDLPRPRDRLSDDFFRRERQVLRALDGSLTVDSDPAKADADNGQTNAAAMWW from the coding sequence ATGCTGACTCTCACCCACCTGGCTAAGACCTATCCGAACGGCACTCAGGCCCTTGGCGGCATTAATCTTACCGTCGCGGCGGGCGAGATCGTGGCAGTGATCGGCGGCTCCGGCTGCGGCAAGTCTACCATGCTGCGGCTGATCGCCGGCCTCGATCACCCAACCGCCGGCAGCGTCAAGGTGGATGACCTGGTCATCGATCAGCCGCATCCCGCGGTCGGCGTCGTCTTCCAGGAACCGCGGCTGCTGCCATGGCTGTCGATCGCCGACAATATCGGCTTCGGCATCACCGACCTGCCCCGAGCCGAGCGCGAGCAGCGTGTCAGCCGGGCGCTCACCCGGATCGGCTTGGCGGATTATGGCCGCCATTGGCCGCGCGAGCTGTCCGGCGGCCAGGCACAACGCGTGGCGATCGCCCGCGCGCTCGTCGCACAGCCCAAGGTGCTGCTGCTCGACGAGCCCTTCTCCGCTTTGGATGCCTTTACTCGCTTGAGCCTGCAGGACGCTCTGCTCTCGCTCTGGGCCGCCCAGAAGCCAACCTTGGTGCTGGTCACCCACGACGTGCAAGAGGCGGTCGCCTTGGCCGATCGGATCATCGTCATGCAGCCCCATCCCGGCCGGATATTCCTTGACATCCCGGTCGATCTTCCGCGCCCACGCGACCGGCTGAGCGATGACTTCTTCCGTCGCGAACGTCAGGTATTGAGAGCATTGGACGGCTCCCTGACGGTTGACAGTGACCCCGCGAAGGCAGATGCAGATAATGGTCAGACAAATGCTGCCGCCATGTGGTGGTGA
- a CDS encoding OsmC family protein, with product MDAASLRALQAPLKSRYKDSPDAGRVTLKAKGELDDQAIACKVETGRALAVAGLHPATGGSGLELCSGDMLLEALVACAGVTLKAVATALEIPLRSGRVLAEGDLDFRGTLGVDKEARVGFEEIRLTFEIDTDAPQEKIDTLLKLTERYCVVLQTLANKPSLDVNITKAA from the coding sequence ATGGACGCAGCCTCCCTTCGTGCTCTTCAGGCCCCTCTCAAGTCGCGCTACAAGGATTCGCCCGATGCTGGGCGGGTGACGCTCAAGGCCAAGGGCGAGCTCGATGATCAGGCGATCGCCTGCAAGGTTGAAACCGGCCGCGCCTTGGCGGTCGCGGGCCTGCATCCGGCAACCGGTGGCTCGGGCTTGGAGCTCTGCTCCGGTGACATGCTGCTGGAGGCGCTGGTCGCCTGTGCCGGCGTCACGCTGAAGGCCGTGGCAACTGCCCTCGAGATCCCGCTGCGCTCTGGCCGCGTGCTGGCCGAGGGCGATCTCGATTTCCGCGGCACCCTTGGCGTCGACAAGGAGGCGCGCGTTGGCTTCGAAGAGATCAGGCTGACCTTCGAGATCGACACCGACGCGCCGCAGGAGAAGATCGATACGCTCTTGAAACTGACGGAACGCTATTGCGTGGTTCTGCAGACCCTGGCCAACAAGCCAAGCCTTGATGTGAACATCACCAAGGCGGCCTGA
- a CDS encoding RidA family protein, translated as MSIRRIKPGPRMTQAVVAGGMVFLSGQVALDNGGKSVTEQTKEILSRIDTLLAEAGTDKSKLVSANIWLSDISTFAEMNAVWDAWVDPNNTPARATVESKLAAPQFTVEIAVTALV; from the coding sequence ATGAGCATTCGTCGCATTAAGCCCGGTCCGCGCATGACCCAGGCGGTGGTCGCAGGCGGGATGGTGTTCCTGTCGGGCCAGGTGGCGCTCGATAACGGCGGCAAGTCGGTCACCGAGCAGACCAAGGAGATCCTGTCGCGCATTGATACCCTGCTGGCGGAAGCCGGCACGGACAAATCGAAGCTCGTCTCTGCGAATATCTGGCTTTCCGATATCAGCACCTTTGCCGAGATGAACGCGGTCTGGGATGCATGGGTTGATCCCAATAACACGCCGGCGCGGGCGACGGTCGAGTCGAAGCTCGCCGCCCCTCAATTCACCGTCGAGATCGCGGTCACGGCGCTCGTCTGA
- a CDS encoding GntR family transcriptional regulator, with product MNLEALVKATAREVMATDVVQQVYQVIQSMLARFDIKPSERINEVELAASLGVSRTPIREALNRLSMEGFVTFVPNRGFFARSLELKHFIDLYELRASIEATAAALACSKAEDKAIQALADDWQATLDRLNDLNGTELAEADERFHEGLVALAGNDEMNKVIRNINLRIRFIRQCAIEQPDQRTATVSEHAGIVDALLKRDRDDARELVDRHVSITAENALDYVTRSLARIYLKT from the coding sequence GTGAACTTGGAGGCGCTTGTGAAGGCAACCGCGCGGGAGGTGATGGCCACGGATGTGGTCCAGCAGGTCTATCAGGTCATTCAGTCGATGCTGGCCCGCTTTGATATCAAGCCCTCCGAGCGGATCAACGAGGTGGAGCTGGCCGCAAGCCTTGGCGTGAGCCGGACACCCATCCGTGAGGCGCTCAACCGGCTGTCCATGGAAGGCTTCGTGACCTTCGTTCCCAACCGTGGCTTTTTCGCGCGGAGCCTTGAGCTCAAGCACTTCATCGATCTCTATGAGCTTCGCGCCAGCATAGAGGCAACCGCGGCAGCGCTTGCCTGTAGCAAGGCAGAGGATAAAGCGATCCAGGCGCTTGCCGACGATTGGCAGGCAACTCTTGACCGCCTGAACGATCTCAACGGCACCGAGCTCGCTGAGGCGGACGAGCGCTTTCACGAGGGCCTCGTTGCTCTCGCCGGCAATGATGAGATGAACAAGGTGATCCGCAACATCAATCTGCGCATCCGCTTTATCCGCCAATGCGCGATCGAGCAGCCCGACCAGCGCACGGCCACCGTCTCCGAGCATGCTGGCATTGTGGATGCGCTTCTCAAGCGTGATCGCGACGACGCGCGCGAGCTCGTCGACCGCCATGTCTCGATCACCGCCGAGAACGCACTCGATTATGTAACCCGCAGCCTCGCGCGGATCTATCTTAAGACCTGA
- a CDS encoding RidA family protein — protein sequence MSYPPKRSASSRHPLAPSIGNYAPFIAHAGIVSIVQGPLWGDELRYVGRVGETVDVETAREAARLCCANVLMQLREACEGDLGRVTCCYRLGGYINSAPSFDRHSYVMNAASDLLLSVLGPEMRHSRYVVGCSSIPSNLVIEVEGWFGID from the coding sequence GTGTCATATCCGCCGAAACGCTCGGCTTCGAGCCGCCACCCGCTTGCGCCCAGCATCGGCAATTACGCACCCTTCATTGCGCATGCGGGCATTGTTTCGATCGTACAGGGACCGCTTTGGGGGGACGAGCTGCGCTATGTGGGGCGCGTCGGTGAGACGGTCGATGTCGAGACCGCGCGCGAGGCCGCCAGGCTGTGCTGCGCGAATGTGCTGATGCAGTTGCGCGAAGCGTGCGAGGGCGACCTCGGGCGGGTGACATGCTGCTACAGGCTGGGCGGATATATCAATTCGGCACCGAGCTTCGACCGGCACAGCTATGTGATGAATGCGGCATCGGACCTGCTGCTGAGCGTGCTCGGACCCGAGATGCGCCACAGCCGCTATGTGGTGGGCTGTTCCAGCATCCCCTCCAATCTGGTCATAGAAGTCGAGGGCTGGTTCGGCATCGACTGA